One part of the Arabidopsis thaliana chromosome 1 sequence genome encodes these proteins:
- the PAP6 gene encoding purple acid phosphatase 6 (purple acid phosphatase 6 (PAP6); FUNCTIONS IN: protein serine/threonine phosphatase activity, acid phosphatase activity; INVOLVED IN: biological_process unknown; LOCATED IN: endomembrane system; EXPRESSED IN: petal, leaf whorl, sepal, flower; EXPRESSED DURING: 4 anthesis, petal differentiation and expansion stage; CONTAINS InterPro DOMAIN/s: Purple acid phosphatase, N-terminal (InterPro:IPR015914), Metallophosphoesterase (InterPro:IPR004843), Fibronectin, type III (InterPro:IPR003961), Purple acid phosphatase-like, N-terminal (InterPro:IPR008963); BEST Arabidopsis thaliana protein match is: purple acid phosphatase 25 (TAIR:AT4G36350.1); Has 1965 Blast hits to 1947 proteins in 404 species: Archae - 6; Bacteria - 629; Metazoa - 188; Fungi - 79; Plants - 756; Viruses - 0; Other Eukaryotes - 307 (source: NCBI BLink).): MKNLVIFAFLFLSITTVINGGITSKFVRQALPSIEMSLDTFPSPGGYNTPEQVHLTQGDHDGRGMIVSWVTPLNLAGSNVVTYWIATNGSDVKPAKKRAHASTKSYRFYDYSSGFLHHATIKGLEYDTKYIYEVGTDKSVRQFSFTTPPKIGPDVPYTFGIIGDLGQTYASNETLYHYMSNPKGQAVLFAGDLSYADDHPNHDQRKWDTWGRFMEPCAAYQPFIFAAGNHEIDFVPNIGEPHAFKPYTHRYPNAYKASQSTSPLWYSVRRASAHIIVLSSYSAYGKYTPQYIWLEQELKNVNREETPWLIVIVHSPWYNSNNYHYMEGESMRVMFESWLVNSKVDLVLSGHVHAYERSERISNIKYNITNGLSSPVKDPNAPIYITIGDGGNIEGIANSFVDPQPSYSAYREASFGHAVLEIMNRTHAQYTWHRNQDNEPVAADSIMLHNRHFFPVEEIVSSNIRA, encoded by the exons ATGAAGAATCTGGTCATATTTGCCTTCTTGTTCTTAAGCATCACTACTGTAATCAATGGTGGAATAACAAGTAAATTTGTCCGCCAAGCTTTACCATCGATCGAAATGTCTCTCGACACTTTCCCTTCTCCTGGTGGCTACAACACTCCTGAACAG GTTCATCTGACTCAAGGAGACCATGATGGACGTGGCATGATTGTCTCGTGGGTCACACCGTTGAATCTCGCTGGTTCTAACGTTGTTACCTACTGGATCGCTACTAATGGTAGTGACGTAAAGCCAGCGAAAAAGAGAGCTCATGCCTCCACTAAATCTTACAGATTCTATGACTATAGTTCAGGATTTCTCCATCACGCCACAATTAAGGGACTCGAG TACGATACCAAGTACATCTATGAGGTTGGTACCGATAAATCCGTTAGACAATTCTCCTTCACTACTCCTCCAAAGATCGGACCCGATGTTCCATACACATTCGGCATCATTg GTGATCTTGGACAGACTTATGCTTCTAATGAGACATTGTATCATTACATGTCAAACCCTAAAGGCCAAGCTGTTCTCTTTGCTGGAGACTTGTCATATGCAGACGACCACCCGAATCATGACCAGAGAAAGTGGGATACTTGGGGAAGATTTATGGAGCCTTGTGCTGCTTACCAGCCCTTCATCTTTGCTGCCGGGAATCatgaaattgattttgttcCAAACATT GGTGAGCCTCACGCATTCAAGCCCTACACTCACCGTTACCCTAACGCCTACAAAGCTTCACAAAGCACTTCTCCTCTTTGGTACTCAGTGAGACGTGCTTCTGCTCACATCATCGTCCTCTCTTCTTACTCGGCCTAcg GAAAATACACGCCTCAATACATTTGGCTTGAGCAAGAGCTAAAGAATGTGAACAGAGAAGAGACTCCATGGTTGATTGTCATTGTTCACTCTCCGTGGTACAACAGTAATAACTATCATTACATGGAAGGTGAGAGCATGAGAGTTATGTTTGAGTCGTGGCTCGTTAACAGCAAggttgatttggttttgtctgGTCATGTCCATGCCTATGAGAGATCTGAACGTATCTCCAATATTAAGTACAACATCACCAATGGCTTGAGCTCTCCTGTGAAAGATCCTAATGCTCCTATTTACATTACTATCGGAGATGGAGGAAACATTGAAGGAATTGCAAACAG TTTCGTGGATCCACAACCGAGTTACTCAGCATATAGAGAGGCGAGTTTTGGCCATGCGGTTTTAGAGATTATGAATAGGACTCACGCGCAGTACACATGGCATAGGAACCAAGACAACGAGCCTGTCGCCGCTGACTCTATTATGTTGCATAACAGACACTTCTTTCCGGTGGAGGAAATAGTTTCCAGCAACATTAGGGCCTAA
- a CDS encoding Mitochondrial transcription termination factor family protein (Mitochondrial transcription termination factor family protein; FUNCTIONS IN: molecular_function unknown; INVOLVED IN: biological_process unknown; LOCATED IN: cellular_component unknown; EXPRESSED IN: sperm cell; CONTAINS InterPro DOMAIN/s: Mitochodrial transcription termination factor-related (InterPro:IPR003690); BEST Arabidopsis thaliana protein match is: Mitochondrial transcription termination factor family protein (TAIR:AT1G62110.1); Has 704 Blast hits to 626 proteins in 34 species: Archae - 0; Bacteria - 0; Metazoa - 15; Fungi - 0; Plants - 678; Viruses - 0; Other Eukaryotes - 11 (source: NCBI BLink).), producing MYSLILLGKRSTDADDVIPRDAQKEPKLTVSYLVDSVGIPIKFAESILKEVSSKDKCNPNSVLNLLRSYDFTDSQISSIITTDPELLMEDAENSLCPKLKFLESREILSSRLNDIVTRVPKILRMEEEKSMITYYDFVKTITLTSSRSDFYKVCELYPYIESSIRKVIEMGFDPFAPKIFDATVVVCTLSNETLEERVNIYKTLGFDVRDVWEMFKKCPTFLNISEKKITQSFETLKKCGLVEEEVISMFQKSPQCIDFSELDITQNFEFLKGCGLVEEEVLSMFKRYPQCIGFSEKKILNAVETFLGQGFSKDEVMMMVNREGVVSIPVVLEFSMEKMIVPRCNVIKALTSKRLLKTEVSSMFSVLICPDEVFLERYVSKHDDQELVDELMSIFTKDQ from the exons ATGTATTCTCTAATTCTTCTTGGAAAAAGATCTACCGA TGCTGATGATGTGATCCCTAGAGATGCTCAAAAAGAGCCGAAATTAACGGTCTCTTACCTTGTTGATTCAGTGGGTATACCGATAAAATTCGCAGAATCAATCTTGAAGGAAGTCAGCTCAAAGGACAAGTGCAATCCCAATTCTGTTCTGAATCTTCTAAGAAGTTATGATTTCACAGATTCTCAGATATCAAGCATCATTACGACTGATCCAGAATTACTTATGGAAGATGCTGAGAATTCCCTTTGTCCCAAGCTTAAGTTTTTGGAGTCCAGAGAAATTTTAAGCTCTAGGCTCAATGACATTGTTACTAGAGTTCCGAAAATCTTGAGGATGGAAGAGGAAAAATCTATGATCACATACTATGACTTTGTCAAAACCATTACACTAACGAGTTCGCGTTCGGACTTCTATAAGGTTTGCGAACTTTATCCATATATTGAAAGTTCTATTAGGAAGGTTATTGAGATGGGTTTTGATCCTTTCGCCCCAAAAATTTTCGATGCTACGGTCGTTGTTTGCACATTAAGCAACGAAACATTAGAAGAAAGAGTCAATATCTATAAAACGTTAGGCTTTGATGTCAGAGATGTATGGGAAATGTTCAAGAAGTGTCCTACTTTTCTGAATAtctcggagaagaagataactcaGAGTTTCGAAACATTGAAGAAGTGTGGACTTGTCGAAGAAGAAGTCATCTCTATGTTCCAGAAGTCTCCACAATGTATTGATTTTTCAGAGCTGGATATAACTCAGAATTTTGAATTCTTGAAGGGATGTGGATTAGTCGAAGAAGAGGTCCTCTCTATGTTCAAGAGGTATCCGCAATGTATTGGtttttcagagaaaaaaatattgaacgCGGTTGAAACATTTTTAGGCCAAGGGTTCAGCAAAGATGAGGTCATGATGATGGTCAA TCGAGAAGGCGTGGTTTCGATCCCTGTGGTACTTGAATTCAGCATGGAGAAAATGATTGTACCGAGGTGCAATGTTATCAAAGCTCTTACGTCCAAAAGATTGCTCAAAACTGAAGTCTCTTCAATGTTTTCTGTCTTGATATGTCCCGATGAGGTGTTTCTTGAAAGGTATGTGAGTAAGCATGATGATCAAGAACTTGTCGATGAGTTGATGTCTATCTTCACCAAAGATCAGTaa
- a CDS encoding Pseudouridine synthase family protein (Pseudouridine synthase family protein; FUNCTIONS IN: pseudouridine synthase activity; INVOLVED IN: pseudouridine synthesis, RNA modification; LOCATED IN: endomembrane system; EXPRESSED IN: 12 plant structures; EXPRESSED DURING: 6 growth stages; CONTAINS InterPro DOMAIN/s: Pseudouridine synthase, catalytic domain (InterPro:IPR020103), Pseudouridine synthase, RsuA and RluB/C/D/E/F (InterPro:IPR006145), Pseudouridine synthase, RluC/RluD, conserved site (InterPro:IPR006224); Has 16985 Blast hits to 16836 proteins in 2654 species: Archae - 12; Bacteria - 12887; Metazoa - 225; Fungi - 200; Plants - 183; Viruses - 0; Other Eukaryotes - 3478 (source: NCBI BLink).), whose translation MSLLRNFFSFTFSANSIITKPYFAIPIKAMEATSELNLNYPKPISAPPPPISKDIELRRAMEASSKSSLFNLTRDDILYEDEYLMAVNKPKGVYCEAVLRSAPQIVLDSSSEYHLANRLDRDTSGVMIITKSHKVAAKLVKAFTEHKIRKSYIALCIGSSPNWRRVTVSSGHGRSKHGAWRVYAALDVGRVLPGGSFVRDMETTFEVVSVNSVKNESCELEDVNHVIVAEGERELSCGGDDDDVVVVVRAFPRSGRTHQIRLHCQYLGIPIRGDVKYHGVYEWNGRTFEGHELHAECLSLDHPVTGDSIVIRAPLPYWAAGD comes from the exons ATGTCCCTGCTTCgaaacttcttctccttcaccttCTCTGCAAATTCAATAATCACAAAACCCTATTTTGCAATCCCAATCAAAGCCATGGAAGCTACCTCTGAACTCAATCTCAATTACCCAAAACCCATATCAGCTCCTCCACCTCCAATCTCCAAAGACATTGAACTCAGAAGAGCAATGGAagcttcatcaaaatcaagtCTCTTCAATCTTACAAGAGACGATATACTATACGAAGACGAATACCTAATGGCTGTGAATAAACCAAAAGGTGTTTATTGTGAAGCTGTTCTTCGCTCTGCTCCTCAAATTGTTCTTG ATTCTTCGAGTGAGTATCATTTAGCGAATAGATTAGATCGTGATACTAGTGGTGTAATGATTATTACTAAGTCACATAAAGTCGCTGCTAAGCTTGTTAAGGCATTCACAGAACATAAGATTCGTAAATCATACATTGCTCTTTGTATTGGTTCATCTCCAAATTGGAGGAGGGTCACGGTTAGTTCAGGTCATGGACGGTCGAAACACGGAGCTTGGCGGGTTTACGCTGCGTTAGACGTTGGTAGAGTTTTACCTGGTGGATCTTTTGTTAGAGATATGGAGACAACGTTTGAAGTTGTATCTGTAAACAGTGTGAAAAACGAATCTTGTGAACTGGAAGATGTGAATCATGTGATTGTTGCTGAGGGGGAGAGGGAATTGAGTTgtggtggagatgatgatgatgttgttgttgtggttaGGGCGTTTCCGCGAAGTGGGAGGACGCATCAGATTAGGTTACATTGTCAGTATCTTGGGATTCCTATTAGAGGAGATGTTAAGTATCATGGAGTGTATGAGTGGAATGGAAGAACATTTGAGGGGCATGAGCTTCACGCTGAGTGTTTATCGTTAGATCATCCGGTTACGGGTGATTCTATTGTTATTCGAGCTCCTCTTCCGTATTGGGCAGCCGGAGATTGA
- a CDS encoding Pseudouridine synthase family protein, whose translation MSLLRNFFSFTFSANSIITKPYFAIPIKAMEATSELNLNYPKPISAPPPPISKDIELRRAMEASSKSSLFNLTRDDILYEDEYLMAVNKPKGVYCEAVLRSAPQIVLGRFREVGGRIRLGYIVSILGFLLEEMLSIMECMSGMEEHLRGMSFTLSVYR comes from the exons ATGTCCCTGCTTCgaaacttcttctccttcaccttCTCTGCAAATTCAATAATCACAAAACCCTATTTTGCAATCCCAATCAAAGCCATGGAAGCTACCTCTGAACTCAATCTCAATTACCCAAAACCCATATCAGCTCCTCCACCTCCAATCTCCAAAGACATTGAACTCAGAAGAGCAATGGAagcttcatcaaaatcaagtCTCTTCAATCTTACAAGAGACGATATACTATACGAAGACGAATACCTAATGGCTGTGAATAAACCAAAAGGTGTTTATTGTGAAGCTGTTCTTCGCTCTGCTCCTCAAATTGTTCTTG GGCGTTTCCGCGAAGTGGGAGGACGCATCAGATTAGGTTACATTGTCAGTATCTTGGGATTCCTATTAGAGGAGATGTTAAGTATCATGGAGTGTATGAGTGGAATGGAAGAACATTTGAGGGGCATGAGCTTCACGCTGAGTGTTTATCGTTAG
- a CDS encoding Mitochondrial transcription termination factor family protein (Mitochondrial transcription termination factor family protein; FUNCTIONS IN: molecular_function unknown; INVOLVED IN: biological_process unknown; LOCATED IN: cellular_component unknown; EXPRESSED IN: sperm cell, fruit; CONTAINS InterPro DOMAIN/s: Mitochodrial transcription termination factor-related (InterPro:IPR003690); BEST Arabidopsis thaliana protein match is: Mitochondrial transcription termination factor family protein (TAIR:AT1G62110.1); Has 681 Blast hits to 610 proteins in 34 species: Archae - 0; Bacteria - 0; Metazoa - 15; Fungi - 0; Plants - 655; Viruses - 0; Other Eukaryotes - 11 (source: NCBI BLink).) has translation MAADDVIPRDAQKEPKLTVSYLVDSVGIPIKFAESILKEVSSKDKCNPNSVLNLLRSYDFTDSQISSIITTDPELLMEDAENSLCPKLKFLESREILSSRLNDIVTRVPKILRMEEEKSMITYYDFVKTITLTSSRSDFYKVCELYPYIESSIRKVIEMGFDPFAPKIFDATVVVCTLSNETLEERVNIYKTLGFDVRDVWEMFKKCPTFLNISEKKITQSFETLKKCGLVEEEVISMFQKSPQCIDFSELDITQNFEFLKGCGLVEEEVLSMFKRYPQCIGFSEKKILNAVETFLGQGFSKDEVMMMVNREGVVSIPVVLEFSMEKMIVPRCNVIKALTSKRLLKTEVSSMFSVLICPDEVFLERYVSKHDDQELVDELMSIFTKDQ, from the exons ATGGC TGCTGATGATGTGATCCCTAGAGATGCTCAAAAAGAGCCGAAATTAACGGTCTCTTACCTTGTTGATTCAGTGGGTATACCGATAAAATTCGCAGAATCAATCTTGAAGGAAGTCAGCTCAAAGGACAAGTGCAATCCCAATTCTGTTCTGAATCTTCTAAGAAGTTATGATTTCACAGATTCTCAGATATCAAGCATCATTACGACTGATCCAGAATTACTTATGGAAGATGCTGAGAATTCCCTTTGTCCCAAGCTTAAGTTTTTGGAGTCCAGAGAAATTTTAAGCTCTAGGCTCAATGACATTGTTACTAGAGTTCCGAAAATCTTGAGGATGGAAGAGGAAAAATCTATGATCACATACTATGACTTTGTCAAAACCATTACACTAACGAGTTCGCGTTCGGACTTCTATAAGGTTTGCGAACTTTATCCATATATTGAAAGTTCTATTAGGAAGGTTATTGAGATGGGTTTTGATCCTTTCGCCCCAAAAATTTTCGATGCTACGGTCGTTGTTTGCACATTAAGCAACGAAACATTAGAAGAAAGAGTCAATATCTATAAAACGTTAGGCTTTGATGTCAGAGATGTATGGGAAATGTTCAAGAAGTGTCCTACTTTTCTGAATAtctcggagaagaagataactcaGAGTTTCGAAACATTGAAGAAGTGTGGACTTGTCGAAGAAGAAGTCATCTCTATGTTCCAGAAGTCTCCACAATGTATTGATTTTTCAGAGCTGGATATAACTCAGAATTTTGAATTCTTGAAGGGATGTGGATTAGTCGAAGAAGAGGTCCTCTCTATGTTCAAGAGGTATCCGCAATGTATTGGtttttcagagaaaaaaatattgaacgCGGTTGAAACATTTTTAGGCCAAGGGTTCAGCAAAGATGAGGTCATGATGATGGTCAA TCGAGAAGGCGTGGTTTCGATCCCTGTGGTACTTGAATTCAGCATGGAGAAAATGATTGTACCGAGGTGCAATGTTATCAAAGCTCTTACGTCCAAAAGATTGCTCAAAACTGAAGTCTCTTCAATGTTTTCTGTCTTGATATGTCCCGATGAGGTGTTTCTTGAAAGGTATGTGAGTAAGCATGATGATCAAGAACTTGTCGATGAGTTGATGTCTATCTTCACCAAAGATCAGTaa
- a CDS encoding Peptide chain release factor 2 (Peptide chain release factor 2; FUNCTIONS IN: translation release factor activity, codon specific, translation release factor activity; INVOLVED IN: translational termination; LOCATED IN: cytoplasm; EXPRESSED IN: 22 plant structures; EXPRESSED DURING: 13 growth stages; CONTAINS InterPro DOMAIN/s: Class I peptide chain release factor (InterPro:IPR000352), Peptide chain release factor 2 (InterPro:IPR004374), Peptide chain release factor (InterPro:IPR005139); BEST Arabidopsis thaliana protein match is: high chlorophyll fluorescent 109 (TAIR:AT5G36170.2); Has 16865 Blast hits to 16865 proteins in 2794 species: Archae - 0; Bacteria - 10325; Metazoa - 292; Fungi - 236; Plants - 212; Viruses - 15; Other Eukaryotes - 5785 (source: NCBI BLink).), producing MLSLIIRRSRSRFIIHGIKISCNSLSAVDSSSSVLVSRRTFSSTPALSYFGFNYGKISNLNQRFGNYAYSGSSFASSTRSLSSEAVAVAATCDGLTVERIIANQWPILDENEGDWKSHAAAIAQSIQVIKRRLQWKKLLVRLKVLSAELNKSDLWDDPTHAGKISREHGSLTGKMKGVMTFERELLEHIDMLKLAKEENDSELESETLKALIDMRRVSKEKELEALLSADNDPCSCYIEVQAGAGGTESNDWAAMVMEMYKTWAQRRKFSVTVVDEAPGEIAGIKRATIKVNGEYAYGYAKAEVGVHRLVRISPFDSGKRRHTSFAAVAVIPILGDGSTRVEINDSDLRIERFRSGGAGGQHANTTDSAVRIVHIPTGITATCQNERSQHSNKASAMAVLQSRLDQLEMARQTAMNAQHTQSLTEISWGNQIRTYVLHPYRMVKDLRTNYEVSDPDSVLEGDLDGFILSFLSSSLDKDDPEH from the exons ATGTTATCGTTAATCATCAGAAGGTCTCGAAGCAGATTCATCATCCATggaatcaaaatttcttgtaaCTCTCTGTCGGCTGTAGATTCAAGTTCTTCAGTTTTGGTTTCTAGAAGAACCTTCAGTTCAACACCTGCGTTAAGCTATTTTGGATTCAATTATGGAAAAATCTCTAATTTGAATCAGAGATTTGGTAATTACGCTTATTCTGGGAGTAGTTTCGCTTCCAGTACTCGATCATTGAGCTCAGAAGCTGTAGCTGTGGCAGCGACTTGTGATGGACTTACTGTGGAACGAATTATAGCTAATCAGTGGCCGATTTTAGATGAGAATGAAGGTGATTGGAAGAGTCACGCTGCAGCAATTGCACAGTCTATTCAAGTCATCAAGAGACGATTACAG TGGAAGAAACTCTTGGTGAGGCTGAAAGTTTTATCTGCAGAGTTGAACAAGTCTGATCTTTGGGATGATCCAACTCATGCTGGTAAGATAAGCCGGGAGCACGGCTCGCTTACGGGAAAAATGAAAGGAGTTATGACATTTGAGAGAGAGCTTCTTGAACACATTGACATGTTGAAACTCGCTAAAGAGGAGAACGATTCAGAGTTAGAATCG GAAACTTTAAAGGCATTGATAGATATGAGAAGGGtgtcaaaagagaaagaactcGAGGCTTTATTATCTGCGGATAATGATCCTTGTTCTTGTTATATCGAG GTTCAAGCTGGAGCTGGAGGAACAGAGAGCAATGATTGGGCAGCTATGGTAATGGAAATGTACAAAACATGGGCTCAACGACGCAAATTTTCAGTCACTGTGGTTGATGAAGCTCCTGGGGAGATAGCAGGAATcaag CGTGCTACAATCAAAGTGAACGGTGAATACGCATACGGATACGCCAAAGCAGAAGTTGGAGTACATAGGCTGGTGCGTATATCCCCGTTTGACAGTGGAAAACGGAGACACACTTCGTTTGCGGCAGTTGCGGTGATTCCAATTCTAGGTGATGGGTCCACCCGTGTGGAGATCAATGACTCCGATCTCCGGATTGAGCGGTTCCGTTCTGGAGGAGCCGGTGGGCAGCACGCTAACACGACAGACAGTGCTGTTAGAATCGTTCACATACCAACTGGCATAACAGCAACTTGTCAGAATGAAAG GTCACAACATAGTAACAAGGCTTCAGCAATGGCAGTACTACAATCACGGTTAGACCAACTGGAAATGGCTCGTCAGACAGCAATGAACGCTCAACATACACAATCACTAACAGAGATCAGCTGGGGAAACCAGATACGAACTTATGTTCTCCAT CCATACAGAATGGTGAAGGATCTGCGAACCAACTACGAGGTCTCTGATCCTGACTCGGTTCTTGAAGGAGACTTAGATGGTTTCATCTTGAgcttcttatcttcttctttagacAAAGATGATCCTGAACATTAG